Genomic DNA from Brenneria izadpanahii:
CCGGGAACAAGATATTGCATTCCGGCTGCGTCATTGCGTGCGCCTAACCCATTGTTTTTGTACAACTCATTGGCTTTATACAGTTGATCCATATCCAGTTCGATACCCAAACCGGGGCGCTTCGGCACATCGATCCTGCCGCCGATAATCTGTAACGGCGCTTTTGTCAGGCGCTGGTTGCCTTCCTGCCAGATCCAGTGGGTATCGATGGCGGCGATATCGCCCGGCGCGGCGGCGGCGACATGGGTAAACATCGCCAGGGAAATATCGAAGTGGTTATTGGAGTGCGATCCCCAGGTCAGCCCCCATTCATGGCACATCTGCGCCACGCGCACCGATCCCTGCATGGTCCAGAAATGCGGATCGGCCAGCGGAATATCGACCGATTGCAACGCAATGGCATGTTTCATCTGACGCCAGTCGGTGGCGATCATATTGGTGGCGGTCGGCAGCCCCGTCGCGCGCCGGAACTCCGCCATCGTCTCGCGCCCGGAGAAGCCCTGTTCCGCGCCGCAGGGATCCTCGGCGTAGGCCAGCACGCCTTTCAGCTGTTTGCCTAGATGAATCGCTTCCTGCAACGACCAGGCGCCGTTGGGATCCAGCGTGATGCGCGCCTGCGGAAAACGCTCGGCCAACGCCGTGACGGCTTCCGCCTCTTCGCTGCCGGCCAGCACGCCGCCTTTCAGTTTGAAATCATTGAAACCGTATTTTTCATAGGCGGCCTCGGCCAAACGCACTACGGCCTCCGGCGTCAGCGCCTCTTCATGGCGCAAGCGATACCAGTCGCATTTTTCATCCGTCTGGCTTTG
This window encodes:
- the gudD gene encoding glucarate dehydratase, producing the protein MDSHHFPDSPVVVDMQVLPVAGYDSMLLNLSGAHAPYFTRNIVILKDNAGRTGAGEVPGGEKIRRTLEQAAALVIGKSLGEYKNVMSAIFRRFSDRDASGRGQQTFDQRTTVHVVTAVEAAMLDLLGQFLNVPAAALLGDGQQRDSVEALGYLFYIGDRRKTDLPYQSQTDEKCDWYRLRHEEALTPEAVVRLAEAAYEKYGFNDFKLKGGVLAGSEEAEAVTALAERFPQARITLDPNGAWSLQEAIHLGKQLKGVLAYAEDPCGAEQGFSGRETMAEFRRATGLPTATNMIATDWRQMKHAIALQSVDIPLADPHFWTMQGSVRVAQMCHEWGLTWGSHSNNHFDISLAMFTHVAAAAPGDIAAIDTHWIWQEGNQRLTKAPLQIIGGRIDVPKRPGLGIELDMDQLYKANELYKNNGLGARNDAAGMQYLVPGWTFDNKRPCLVR